A region from the Mesomycoplasma hyopneumoniae J genome encodes:
- a CDS encoding Nif3-like dinuclear metal center hexameric protein, whose product MKTKEVGDFLLEKFPLENCQNWDKCGWQFLFDTKFLGATICLDLTNDVLDFALKNSSNLIITHHPFFFYQTKKEEYAYSPYKKKLTLLLKKKLISVISLHTNFDSKENQTAFSIIKQCGFDFEKIEKIDEFNILFQTSADFNEILKKISLNTNLTTFRSNVEKNFFPKKVAILPGSGGILACLQAKKQKADLIITSDLKWSDQITLYHKKIKVLEIPHLIEQAFVFEIERILKEKYSKIPTFTVKLAEILKEMRLLW is encoded by the coding sequence ATGAAAACAAAGGAAGTTGGCGATTTTCTCCTTGAAAAATTTCCACTAGAAAATTGTCAAAATTGGGATAAGTGTGGCTGACAATTTCTTTTTGATACTAAATTTTTAGGCGCAACTATTTGTCTTGATCTGACAAATGATGTCCTAGATTTTGCACTAAAAAACAGTTCTAACTTGATAATAACTCATCACCCATTTTTTTTCTATCAAACAAAAAAAGAGGAATATGCCTATTCACCTTATAAAAAAAAACTTACTCTTTTACTTAAAAAAAAATTAATTAGCGTGATTTCACTGCATACTAATTTTGATTCAAAAGAAAATCAAACTGCTTTTTCAATAATAAAGCAGTGTGGATTCGATTTTGAAAAAATCGAAAAAATTGATGAATTCAATATTTTGTTTCAAACTAGTGCGGATTTTAATGAAATTTTAAAAAAAATTTCATTAAATACAAATTTAACTACTTTCCGCAGCAATGTTGAAAAAAATTTTTTTCCAAAAAAAGTAGCAATTCTTCCTGGTTCAGGCGGAATTTTGGCCTGCCTTCAAGCAAAAAAACAAAAAGCCGATTTAATTATCACCTCAGATCTAAAATGATCCGATCAGATAACATTATACCATAAAAAAATAAAAGTCCTAGAAATTCCCCATTTAATTGAGCAGGCTTTTGTCTTTGAAATTGAGCGAATTTTAAAGGAAAAATATAGCAAAATTCCAACCTTTACAGTTAAATTAGCTGAAATTTTAAAAGAAATGAGATTATTATGATAA
- a CDS encoding deoxyribonuclease IV has translation MIKIGSHVRFRKPDYLFGAIQESLENKANTAMIFLGPPQSTFRVKPENYKLQDYQKHFFKQIPPEDIIVHAPYIINPASPIKAQFSNDFLVKEIEKINYIGAKFLVLHPGFFTSFTKEVAKKQLISSLKSILEKTKNVILLLETMSGKGSEMCANFEEIVEIVEAVESPRIGICLDTCHVWDAGYDLKNFPEFCKEIRRTRLINYLKVIHLNDSLSPLGSKKDRHANIGKGFIGLESLRKIIFDPLFANIPKILETPYVDNKPIYDQEIALLLKKV, from the coding sequence ATGATAAAAATAGGCTCCCATGTAAGATTCAGAAAACCTGATTATCTTTTTGGTGCAATTCAAGAATCACTAGAAAATAAAGCAAACACTGCAATGATTTTTCTAGGACCTCCACAGTCAACTTTCCGAGTCAAGCCCGAGAATTATAAACTCCAAGATTATCAAAAACACTTTTTTAAACAAATTCCGCCTGAAGATATTATTGTTCATGCCCCTTATATTATAAATCCGGCTAGTCCTATAAAAGCACAATTTTCTAATGATTTTTTAGTAAAGGAGATCGAAAAAATAAACTATATCGGGGCAAAATTTTTGGTTCTACACCCTGGATTTTTCACAAGTTTTACTAAAGAAGTGGCAAAAAAACAGTTAATTTCATCACTAAAATCAATTTTAGAAAAAACTAAAAATGTAATTTTATTACTTGAGACAATGTCTGGAAAAGGTAGTGAAATGTGCGCTAATTTTGAAGAAATTGTTGAAATAGTTGAAGCAGTTGAATCACCAAGAATCGGAATCTGTCTTGATACATGCCATGTCTGGGATGCTGGATATGATCTTAAAAATTTTCCTGAATTTTGTAAAGAAATAAGAAGAACAAGGCTAATTAATTATTTGAAAGTGATCCATTTAAATGATTCTTTAAGCCCACTAGGTTCAAAAAAGGATCGACATGCTAATATTGGCAAAGGTTTTATTGGGCTTGAAAGCTTACGCAAAATTATTTTTGACCCACTTTTTGCTAATATTCCTAAAATTTTAGAGACACCTTATGTTGATAATAAGCCTATTTATGATCAGGAAATTGCGCTTTTATTAAAAAAAGTTTAA
- the tyrS gene encoding tyrosine--tRNA ligase, with product MSYIEKQEFLTELKTRNILKDISSPEKFFNLKPDQGIYIGFDPTATSLHLGNYISISLLKRLQKIGIKVLAVIGGATGMIGDPSFSSKERKLLDFKTLNANKEKIKKQLESFGLPVFDNFEIYKNMNILDFLRDVGKNINISYLLAKESVASRIEVGLSFTEFSYQLIQGWDFKFLAENYQIIGQAGGSDQWGNMVTGLDFIKKSNLVQKDEAFVFTTNLLTDENGQKFGKSLGKPIWLDPEMYSPFHLYQFLLNQNDEQAEKIMLWLSFLDLKVINELIFKHKNDKKQRILQYNLAQEVVFNIHGDKGLKIAKKITKILFEKLDYTEITFKDKLELKKIIPYFKVSFFNANQIIDLGIFKSKRELNEFISHKALEINGSKISNIGDITEELKDKSNLFLLRKGKKYFFIIELI from the coding sequence ATGTCATATATAGAAAAACAAGAATTTCTCACTGAATTAAAAACAAGAAATATTCTAAAGGATATCAGCAGTCCTGAAAAATTTTTTAATCTAAAACCTGACCAAGGAATTTATATCGGATTTGATCCAACAGCTACTTCTCTGCATTTAGGAAACTATATTTCAATCAGTCTACTTAAAAGATTACAAAAAATAGGGATAAAAGTACTTGCAGTTATTGGTGGGGCTACTGGAATGATTGGGGATCCATCTTTTAGTTCAAAAGAGCGAAAACTACTTGATTTTAAGACACTTAATGCCAATAAAGAGAAAATTAAAAAACAGTTAGAGTCCTTTGGTTTGCCAGTTTTTGATAATTTTGAGATATATAAAAATATGAATATTCTTGATTTTTTGCGTGATGTCGGGAAAAATATCAATATTTCTTATCTTTTAGCCAAAGAATCGGTGGCTTCGCGGATCGAAGTTGGTCTTTCTTTTACAGAATTTTCCTACCAGTTGATTCAAGGCTGAGATTTTAAATTTTTAGCAGAAAATTATCAAATAATCGGTCAAGCTGGTGGTTCTGATCAATGAGGGAATATGGTTACTGGTCTTGATTTTATCAAAAAATCAAATTTAGTCCAAAAAGATGAAGCTTTTGTGTTTACAACTAATTTATTAACCGACGAAAACGGCCAAAAATTTGGCAAAAGTTTAGGAAAACCAATCTGGCTTGATCCAGAAATGTATTCGCCATTTCATTTGTACCAATTTTTATTAAATCAAAACGATGAGCAAGCCGAAAAAATTATGTTGTGGTTATCTTTTTTAGATCTAAAAGTAATAAATGAGCTAATTTTCAAGCATAAAAATGATAAAAAACAACGTATTTTACAGTATAATTTAGCACAAGAGGTTGTTTTTAATATCCATGGAGACAAAGGCCTAAAGATAGCTAAAAAAATTACAAAAATTTTATTTGAAAAACTAGATTATACAGAAATAACATTTAAAGATAAGTTAGAACTAAAAAAAATTATCCCGTATTTTAAAGTATCTTTTTTCAATGCCAATCAAATAATCGACCTTGGAATATTTAAATCAAAGCGTGAATTAAATGAATTTATTTCTCATAAAGCTCTTGAAATTAATGGATCTAAAATCTCAAATATTGGTGATATAACTGAAGAACTAAAAGATAAAAGCAATTTATTTTTGCTTAGAAAAGGCAAAAAATACTTTTTTATCATAGAACTTATTTAG